Part of the Desulfovibrio desulfuricans genome, GCTCCAGGCCTGTGCGCGGCTTGGGCAAGTGACAGCATAAGCAGCGCGCAAGGAATCGAGGAATCAATGATCAAAAAAACCGGCCAGTGGCCGGTTTTTTTGTAACTACAGAGATAACAAAAGAAAAAAGGTTCGCGGTATAACCGCGAACCTGGATTTTCTGGTGGGCCATCAGGGACTCGAACCCCGAACCAACTGATTAAGAGTCAGCTGCTCTACCAATTGAGCTAATGACCCGCATTGCGTGAAGAGGTGTTTACGCAAATGGGAGGCAAGTGTCAAGCGGATACGATTTTTTTTGTAAAATTATTTTGCGCGTCAGCCCATTACCTGTAAATTTCGACGCGGCAGAACCGTTAAATTTCAGCTCTGGCCGGGGAGATTTTGCTTTGTGAACACCAAGAAAAAGTTTTTTGCCCAGTGAGGCATGGCAATCCAGCCACGGGGACTCCCTCGTGAATCCACTTAGTAAAATTATACAACCTGATTGGTGTGCCTGACAGGAGCGGGCATAAAAAGGCCGTGATACTGATTTAGCGAAGCGTCGTCTGTTGAATTGGCTCCAAATCAAAGCCGGGCAGGCCTGATACCAGCGCAGGTTTATTTTTCTTTGTTAAGTGGCAGATAGACTTGGAGAAACGAGAGCCGGAATATACCGGAATATAGAAGGATATAGAGGAACGGGAAAGCCGCGTGGGCTATTGGTTTGGAGAGAATAGGCGCAGGCCGGAACATGGTCAACGCCAGAATAACAAGTGACGGTCGCCTGGAACGGCTTAATTCTTGGAGCTTACGACGTGTGGGAATCTGCGTTTGCAGATACCGGCGGCATCATTATGATTCAGGACAACCAGGACATGAGCATGGTTGTAGGCATAGCGGGCATGCGACCAGATGCCGTTTCCCAGGCTTTGCTCATGGGCAATTACATAGCTCTCAAGCCTGAGGGGGTGCGCGTGAGCTGGTGTGCCGTTACGCAGGATGGCGGCCCGCTGGTGGCCTGGGGATGCCAGGCTGACGGCCTAGCCGGATGGGGGGGCAGGCCGTTTGGCCTCCGTGCTGAGGCCTGCTAGTTGACACCCTGAACAATATCAGGGTGTCGATGTGAGCTTTCCCCGGTTACACCGGGGACACGGAGGACACTATGTCCACTACCAAAGACACTGGCGTCACTGTTGATGCTGCCAATGTTATCAATGATATTTTGCCGTGTTGCGCTCAAGGCGTTGATGGTCGTGATCTGTTCGCACAGGCGGAGTACGCCGCCGACGTGCAGCGCACCATCGGTCACCAGCCGGGAATCGCACGGCAGGAGCTGGCAAACAAACAGGCGCGGCAGGTCTCACACATGTCTGCTGGCCTCGCGCAGTTTTTGGCCCGGCGCTATGCGGGCGGAGTCAAGGACGATGGCGACCTGGATAAAGTTGAGGTGGCGCTTGTGTCTGTTATTATGGGATTGCTGGAATCCAAGCTGCCCGGCATTGCCACAGAGGAAGCCAACGGCATCTGCCATCCTGACGGCGTAACAATCAAAATTGACGAAACCGGTCAATTGTCCGCTTTAAGATATGAGCTTGGCGAGTTCTACTTGTTCCGCCATCCAACGCTCAAGCACGACATGCAATCTTGTTATGGAGGATTGCTCACAAACGTGGCCACTACGTATTCGCAGATATGGGCTTATCTGCAGACCACGGAAGGTCAACTGCTTTGTAAAACAGAATCGCAGTGGCAGGAACTATCGACCCATATATATTATATCTTGGCGGATGGAACCAACATTGGGTTCAATGGCGTTGGTGGTGTGCCTTATTATGTGCAAGATTTGAATGCAGGTACGCTGCGCTTGCCAGACATTAGAGGTATATATGCCGAACCTGCGGGGTACGACTCTCTAGTAGTTGGTGGCGTACATATCGACATGATACGTAACATAGTAGGACAAATTTTCTTTTCTGCTGGTGGTGTCGATGGATATTTAAGCAGTACCGCAGCCTCGGGTCCATTTACATCTGGCTCAGCGATTGTTGGTAAGAATTTGACGTACACAGAGAATACCTATCCGTCAGGTGTGGTCGCTCAATACAGCGCGCGTTGTGATCACGGGCAATGCAAATAAGCCCCGTGGTTATGGTGGTCTGCCTTGCGCATTCCTTGGCCAGCCAACAGCATAGGGAGAATCAATGGCACTTGCTAATCAGTTTGATGCTACACGATATTATGTCGGTTTGATAGAAGATCACGGCACATTGCCCAACAATGCCTCCTATGATCCGTTACCCCCGACGCCTTGGGGCTACAATTGGCCCCAGCATATTGAAGGTAAGGGTTTTGTGCTTGTTGAAGACCACCGCGCCCGCCCTGCCGAACAATTTGGCAAGAATTTGGCGCAGGAGGCAACGCCCTGGTGGTTGCCTGACGACAAGCTCGGCACACCCGCGCGGGGAAATGAAAGCGGCAGGCCCGCTACCTACGGGTACCCTGCTCAAAACGCCGAAACAGCCGCTGGCCGATGCCAGGTCTACCAAACGGCAACAGATAAACGCAGGCTTTGATGCGGCAATGTCTGCAAGCCTCACGATGCCAAGTACAAGTGCGACGCCATCAACTTATGAGGTTGCCACAGCGCTCACGGATGATCCAGACGGATATGCCGCCCTGCTGACCATCCACACGGCCCGGCGTGATACCCTGCTGGCGGCCATGGAAGCTGCAACATCACATGACGCAGTGCAAGCCATCGCCTTTAGTTACGCCGTATAGTTATAGGTATTATCAATCTGATAACTGCGGCAGAGGAAGGACGGACGTATCGTTTATGACAAAAACTGACCCAACTTAACAAGCCAATAGATGTTTGATTCCCACAAATACACCGCAGCTGATGAGGATGAGTTTTTTGAGCGGAGTTGATGGGCCGAGTTTTTTCTGTCGAGCGTGGTCATGCTGACGAGGTCAAAACTTAGCCGGTAACGATACCTTGGCAATGATATCCGTAGCGTGTTCGCTACGAGAAGATTGCATAATCCTTGGTTCCAGCCACCGCGACTGCAGACATGACGGGGGCATTCGGTCAGTCATTGACAGGACTAGCCGGGCCGTGCTCTTTGAATCGCATTGATTTTTTGGGGAATTAATTGATGGCAGGCTTCTTTACGCAGGAAGCGACAAAATTAAAATTTTTTCTGCGATAAATAAGACTATTTATTTTTTCGAACATTTTGCCTAGTCTTACCGATTAATGTCCAAGCGAGGAAGAGATGGGTAAAAAATTGCGTGCTGATATTATTTTGAGCCTTGGTATAGCTTGCCGTCCAGCAGAATAACTAAGAATCAATAAGTTACGTTTTTTATCATCACCCTTGGATTGGATGATGTCTTATAGAGAAGTGGGTTCACTTCTTTGGACCAGTCAACGGCAAAACTAAGGTGGACAGTTTTATTGGTTATGCCGCCCATCTAGGGCTAATCAGAGGTGGCACTCCCTCTGGTTTGTACTGCTGATATATCTCCATCGGCTTTCGGCCGTCAAAGGTCTTATGCGGACGCCGGTTATTGTAGAAGCCAAACCACCATGCCAGGACCCGGCAGAGCTCGCTCCCTGTCTCTATCTCTCGCAAATACAGGCATTCATATTTCAGAGAACGCCAGAGACGTTCGATCATCACGTTATCCATCCAGCGGCCTCGGCCATCCATTGAGATGCGTGCTCCGGCCTCCCTGAGCGTCTTCGTAAACTCGTAGCTCGTAAACTGAGAACCCTGATCCGTATTGAAGATTTCTGGTACACCGTAGCGATTCATTGCATCTTCCAGGGCGGCCACACAGAAATCAGCATCCATTGTATTCGACACGCGCCAGGCGAGCACCGCTCGGCTGTGCCAGTCCATAATCGCCACAAGGTACAAGAAACCGCGCCGCATCGGAATGTATGTGATGTCGGCACACCACACCTGGTTTGGCCTTGTGATCGCCTTGCTCCGCAGCAGGTACGGATACGTCTTGTGCTGCGGATGCGGTTGG contains:
- a CDS encoding DUF2612 domain-containing protein, with the protein product MWESAFADTGGIIMIQDNQDMSMVVGIAGMRPDAVSQALLMGNYIALKPEGVRVSWCAVTQDGGPLVAWGCQADGLAGWGGRPFGLRAEAC